A window of Solidesulfovibrio sp. genomic DNA:
CGGGAGCGTAGCGACGGCATCGAAAGGCGCAATTCCGGCCTCGCATCTTCGCGCCGCGCACGCCAAGCCTCCCGGTGACCGCAGCCCCTCCCGCCCGCCGCAGCCGACCGGGGGGTTCGGGGGGAGTGACTCCCCCCGATGGGGTTCGGGGCAAAGCCCCGATGGGTCCAGGGCAAAGCCCTGGTGGGGTCTGGGGCAACGCCCCAGTTCAGGCGGCTCCGGGGGGCAGCGCCCCTGGCCGCCGGGCCTGCCGATTCCCGATGCCCCTTACCGGTAGCCTTCCGCCGCGATCCCCAGCCTTCGCAGTATCTTCTGGAGCGACACCCGCTCCAGACCCGACACCCGGGCCGCTTCCGAGACGTTGCCGCGCGTCTGGGCCAGCAGCCGTTCCACGTAGCGCCGGGTGAAGGCGTCGACCACGCGGGCCTTGGCTTCGAGGTAGGGCGTGCCCAGGGCCTCGTCGTCCTCCCCGGCCGGGTCGGACTGGTCCGGATCGGCCGTGGCCACGGCCCTGGGGCCGATGACGTCGCCACGGCAAAAGACCGTGAGCCGGCGCACGAAGTTGAACAGTTCCCGCACGTTGCCCGGCCAGTCCCGGCCGGCCAGGGCGGCCAGGGCCTCGGCCGAGAATTCCTTTTCGCCGATGCCCGTTTCGCGACAGGCCCGGGCCAGGAAGGCCGTGGCCAGAAGCGGGATGTCCTCGCGCCGCTCGCGCAGGGGGGGCAGGCGCACGGTCAGGACATTGAGGCGGTAATAGAGGTCTTCGCGAAAGGTTTTTGCCGCGATCTTGGCTTCCAGGTCCTGGTTGGTGGCGGCCAGGATGCGCACGTCGATGGGGGAGGACTTGCTCGACCCCACGGGGCGCACCTCGCGTTCCTGGAGCACGCGCAACAGCTTGGTCTGCACGCTCATGGGGATGTCGCCGATCTCGTCGAGGACGATGACGCCGCCGTTGGCCGAGAGGAACAGGCCGCGCCGGTCGCGTTCGGCGCCGGTAAAGGCGCCGCGCACGTGGCCGAACAGTTCGCTTTCGAGCAGTTGGTCCGGGATGGCCGGACAGTTGACGGACAGAAACGGCCCGCCGCAGCGGCGCGACAGGCTGTGGATGGCCCGGGCGGCCAGTTCCTTGCCCGTGCCGGATTCGCCGCGGATGAGCACCGTGTAGTCCGAACCGGCCACGGCGGCGATGGCTTCCGTGACCTGCGCCATGGCCGGCGACTGGCCGAGCAGGCCCTGGTCGACGCCGCAGGCCGCGACCACGGCGCGCAGCCGGTCGTTTTCGCGCAGCAGCGCCTCGCGTTCCAGCCCCTTGGCGATGACCCGGGCCAGATGTTCCGAGTCCACGGGTTTGGTGAGGAAGTCGTAGGCCCCGGCCTTGAGCGCCGCCACGGCCGTGTCGATGTCGCCGTGGGCCGTGAGCATGACCACGCCCAGGCGCGGTTGGGCGGCCAGGGCCCTGGTGAGCAGGTCCAGCCCCGACAGGCCGGGCATGCGCAGGTCCGTGACCAGCACGGCGCAGGGCCGGGCGGCCAGTTCCTCCAGGGCGGCCTCGCCGGAAAGCGCGTGGCCAAGCGTCGCCCCGGGCAGTTTCGGGGCCAGCAGCCGCACCAGCCCCCGGGCGAAGTCGGGCTGGTCGTCGACGATGAGCACGCGGGGGGCGGGGTCGTTCACGCGTTTTCCTCCTGGCAGTCCCGGTCGCAGGCCGGCAGGGTGACGGTGAAGACCGCGCCGCCGGCGTTTTCCACCTCGACCCGGCCGCCCATGTCGCGCAGCAGCCCGAAAACCACGGCCAGCCCCAGTCCCGAGCCCCGGCCGGCCTCCTTGGTGGTGAAGAAGGGCTCGAAGATGCGCGGCTGGTCTTGCGGGGCGATGCCCGGGCCGTTGTCGGCCACGCGGATGCGCACCGTGTCCGGGTCGCTGCCGGGTTCGGTTTCCATGACGATTTCGCCTTGGCCGGGCGCGACCGCGTCCAGGGCGTTGAGCAGCAGGTTGGACAGCACCTGTTCCAGGCCCGAGGCGTCGGCCTTGGCCAGGGGAAGGTTCGCGGCGGCCCGGGTGACGAGCCTGACCTTGCGCGCCTGCGCCTGGACCTCGAAGATGCGCGAGAGGCTTTTGACGAGCACCGCCAGGTCGCAGGGGCCGGGCGTGGCCGGGCGCGGCCGGGCGAAATCGAGCAGGTCGCGCAGCACCTTCTTGGCCATCTCGGCGTGGCGTTCGATGACGGCCAGGTCGTCCAGGGCCTGGGCGTCGGCGATGTTGGCCCGCAGGAGCTCCGCGTAGCAGCTGATCACGCCCAGGGGGTTGTTGATCTCGTGGGCCAGGCCGGCGGCCAGCTTGCCCACGGCCACGAGCTTTTCGGTCTGGCGCATCTGCTCGCGCATGCGCCGCTCGGCGGTGTTTTCGCGGGCGTAGACCACCATGCGGCCGTCCTGGCCCGTGGGCGAATCCAGGGGATAGCGGGTGACGGCGAAGGACCGGCCGTCGGGCAGCACGACCGTGGACGGAAGCGGGGTGCCGGGCGTGCCGTCGCCGCCGGGAAGGACATGGCGCAGCGGCACGCCCGGGCCGAAGAGTTCCGAGGGCAGGCGCAGGGGCTGGCCAGGCTGGGCGAGGGCGGCCGGGCAATCGCGGCCGGGAAGCACTTCCCGGCGCAGGGCCCTGGCCAGCTCCCGGGCCGGCTCGTTGGCCAGGATGACGGTGAAGGTGGCGTCGATGAGGGCCAGGGGGTCGGAGATGCCGTCGAAGATGGAAGCCAGCAGCATGTTCTGGCCCAGAAGCGAATTGATGGCGTCGAGGTTTTCCAGGGCGATGCCGAGCTGCTGGCCGATGGCCCGGTAGAGTTCCGCCGCTTCCGGGGCGGGGCCGGGGCCGTCGGTCGGGAAGTAGAGGCGCAAAAGCCCCCGGCTGACGTCGGTGGTGCGCACGGGGATGAAGGCCGCGTCCTCGCCGAGGCGTAGCTCGTTGCCGGCCACGAGCCGGCGCCAGTCGGCCGGCGGCGGGGGGGCGGCCGTGCCCGGCGGCCAGGCCACCGAGCCGCCGCCGGAAAATTCGCACTCGTAGGCCACGGCCCGGGCGCCGAAGCGGGCCGCGATGCGGGCCAGGGCGCCGGTGAGCAGCTCGGCGCGCGTGTGCGAGACGTTGAGGATGCTTAAAAGCTCCACGAAAAGGCTCACGTCGGCCCGGCGTTCGTCGGCCTCGTGGGCCAGTTCCAGGGTGCGTTCCGCCACCTTGCGTTCCAGGTTCTGGGCATGGTCCTCGATCTTGCCCCGGGCTTCCTTGAGGCGCGAGGCAAAGGCCTCGATGCCGGCGTAGATCTCGTCGATCTCGCCTTCGCCCTCCTCCGGGGCCTGCCGCGGTTCCTCGCCGGCCTCCTTGGGGAAGTAGCTGCGCATGACCTCCGTGACGCGGCGCAGGTTGACCACCACCAACCGGTCGAAAAAAAGCTGCAAGGTCAGGTAGAAGACACCGAGCCCCAGGGCGAACAGGCCCAGGAAACTCACGGTGGCGCCCTTGATCTGGCCCAGCGCCCCGGCCACGGGCATGGTCACGGCATCGACGCCGACCAGTTCGCCGTCGTGGCGCCAGAAGCCGCGCGTGTCGCCGTAGCGCTCGATGAGTTCCCGGGGCGCCGTGACCGGATCGCCGTGGCAGTGCAGGCACGAGGCGTCCAGGCGCACGGGACGCGCCGCCAGAAAGACCTCCTCGCCGTCGCGCTCGGTGATTTCCTCGATGCGGGCCAGTTCCGGGTCCTTTTCGAACCGCTCCATGAGCCCCCGTTCGAAGGCGTCGGCCTCGTAGTCGGGATTGCGGGCGCCCACGGCCACCCGGCGGTAGCGGTACTGATCGCCCAGGGCGCTTAGGTCGCTCATCACCCGGCGGGTCACGAAGGAGGTGGACATGGCTTCGAGGAGGAAGGCGTCCGGCGGCAGCAGGTGGTACATGGACGGGCGCAGCACCTGCCGGACGTAGGATTGGACGGCCTCGGCCTGGGACAGGATGAGCGAGGCCTTGTGCTCGGTGTCGGTGACGAGCTGGTTGCGCAGGTTCATGGAAATGACCACGGCGAAGAAGATGCCGAGCAAGGCCATGATGACGGAAAGGCCGACCACGAAACGGTGCTTGATGGTCCGGGGATGCTGCTTGGCCATGGGCCACCTCTTGCGCTTCTTGTGGGGCGGCCTGGCGAAAAAGGCAATGCGAACGCCCGGCGGCAAGGTGCTAACGCAAGTTAGCGGTTTTGGCGAGGCTGTTTTGCATTGTCGTGTTATTTTGGCATGTTGCGTTTTCAGTAAAAATGGTCCCGGTCTTGCTTTGGGGGGATGGGGCCGGTTGTGCCCGATCGCGACACCATCACCGCGCAAGGAGGGAATTATGGCGGAAAAGAGATGGCTTACGGAAGACAAGCTGGCCCTGATCCTGGGGCTGATCCTGTTCGGCTTGTCGCTGTTCAACTTCGGCGGCGTCGATCCGCTGGGCTGGGCCGTGAAGGTCAATGTCTGGACCGACGCGTCGAAGATCTTCTCGGCAGCCACCGGGGCCTACAAGGACCTGTCGGGGTTGTCCTCCCTGATCCTGACCTGGATCTTCGTCACGGCCATGCTGGCCTTCGGCGTCAAGGCCCTGGGCGGCGATCCCAAACGCTTCGCCGTGAGTTTCACCCTGGTCTTTTTCATCGGCTACTTCTGCTACGCCCTGGGCCACTACGCGGTCATCGCCGCCACCCCGGACCAGGTCAAGAAGTTCAACCTGACCTGGGCCATGGGGCTGACCGGCGAGGCCGGGTTCATCATCGCGCTTTTAGCCGGCATCTTCATCGGCAACTTCATGCCCGGGGTGGCCGAGAAGCTCAAGGACGCGCTCAAGCCCGAGATGTTCGTCAAAATCGCCATCGTCATCCTCGGCGCCGAGCTTGGCGTCAAGTCCGTGGATGCCCTGGGCCTGGCTTCCTCGGTCATCTTCCGGGGCCTTTGCGCCATTGTCGAGGCCTACCTGATCTACTGGGCGCTGGTCTATTACATCTCCCGGAAATACTTCAAGTTCAGCCGTGAATGGGCGGCGCCGCTGGCCTCGGGCATCTCCATCTGCGGCGTGTCGGCGGCCATCGCCACGGGCGGCGCCATCCGGGCTCGGCCCATCGTCCCGATCATGGTCTCCTCCCTGGTCGTGGTGTTTACCTGCGTGGAAATGCTGATCCTGCCCTTTGTCGCCCAGCACTGGATGTACGGCGAGCCCATGGTGGCCGGCGCCTGGATGGGCCTGGCCGTGAAGTCCGACGGCGGCGCCATCGCCTCGGGCGTCATCACCGACGCGCTCATCCGAGCCCAGGCCATGGCCGTGGACGGCATCAAGTACCAGGAAGGCTGGGTGACCATGGCGGCCACCACCATCAAGATCTTCATCGACGTGTTCATCGGTGTGTGGGCCTTCATCCTGGCCGCCATCTGGTGCACGATGATCGACTGCAAGCCCGGCGAGCGCATGAAGTTCGGCGCCATCGTCGACCGGTTCCCGCGTTTCGTGCTCGGTTACGTCATCACCTTCCTGATCATGCTGATCCTGTGCGCCAAGGGCGGCGACATGTTGAAGTTCGGCAAGACCGCCATCGGCGACACCGGGCCCTTCCGGGGCATCTTCTTCGTGCTGACGTTTTTCACTATCGGCGTGGTGTCCAACTTCAAGAAGCTGTGGGACGAGGGCATCGGCCGACTGGCCTTGGTCTATGTCGTGAGCCTTTTCGGCTTCATCATCTGGATCGGCCTGTTCATTTCCTGGCTGTTCTTCCACGGCGTCAAGCCGCCCCTGGCTCCCTAGCCGGGTCAAACCATACGCAAGGAGGCCTGCATGGAGCCTGAGAAGAAGGACGCGAGCTTTTCCGAGGAACTCGCCAAAATGGAATGGGAACCGCTTCTGCCCATCGAGAAGAAGCTGGTGGGTTGGAGCATTGGGCTTGGCATCGCGCTGCTGTTCATTCTCTACTACGTCAGCGGCGTGTTCTTCCCCGGCGCCCACAGCTAGGCGGCGGGGCGCGAGGGCGACAGTCGGCGGGCGGTCCGGAAGGGCCGCCCGCTTGGCGTTTTCCCGGTACGTCTTGACCGGTAGCCGCCGGGTGTGCATAGTCTGTGCATGCTGACGTACGAGCAGATCAAAGCCATCGAGAACGCCCTGGGCGTGGAGGCGGCCCGGCCCGTGGTGGAGGCCATCCAGTCCACGGACCAGCGCGTGCTGGCCTCGCTGATGGCGGAAATCGCCACCAAGGCGGATATCGAAAAGCTTCGCGGCGAGTTTCGGGAAGCGATATCCGGGGTGCGCACCGAGAGTGCCGGACTGCGCGGCGAGCTTCGGGAAGCGATTTCCGGGCTGCGCACTGAGAGTGCCGAGCTTCGTGGCGAACTTGGGGAAGCAATTTCCGGGGTGCGCACTGAGAGTGTCGAGCTTCGTGGCGAACTTGGGGAAGCAATTTCCGGGGTGCGCACCGAGAATGCCGAACTGCGCGGCGAGCTTCGGGAAGCGATTTCCGGGTTGCACACCGAGAGTGCCGAGCTTCGTGGCGAACTTGGGGAAGCGATTGCCGGAGTGCGTACCGAGAGTGCCGGACTGCGCGGCGAAATGCGCGAGGAAGTCGCCTCGCTTCGCGGCGACATCAAGCGGCTGGATCTGCAAATGAAGCTTCTGATCGGCCTGGCCGTCCTGGCCATCGCCATGTTCAGCCCCAACCTGGCCGCCCTGGTGCGGCTGGTCAAATAGCGCCGGCCTAATTCCCGATCCCGACCGCGTTTTTCCCGGCCGTAAAAACCAGCACGTCGCCCCAGGGGGCGCGCGTGGTCATGACCGGTTTTTCGCCGGCCAGGCAGGCCAGGGCCGCCGGCTCCTCCATCACCACCGTCACGTCGAAACGCCGGATGAGCGCCTTGAGCGCAGCGCAGTCGCGGATGTCGGCCTGCCCCCCGTCCACGGGCACAAGCGGCGCCTGCCGACTGGCCAGAAGCCAGTCCTGGGCCCGGCCGTAAAAGAGGATGGGGTAGACCACACTGTCCGTGTCGGCCACGAGCAGCCCCCGGCCGCCGGGGAAGATGCCGCCCGTTAGGTAGTCGAGCAAAAGCGGCCCGTCGAAGAAGGCGGCGTAGGCCCCGCGCCGGCCGCCCGGGCGGTCGAGGATCGACGCCTCCCAGGGTGGGTTGGCCGGGGGCAGAAGGGACGCGCCCACGAGCGGCCGGTCCTGGTTGGCCAGGGTCGCCGCCAAAAGGGTCAGCGTGGCCACGGCCATAACCGGCAGGCGCAGCCAGCGCCGGTCATGCCAGACGCTTCGGGCCGCGACGAGGCAAGGGGCGCTCGCCGCGAAAAAAAGCGTGAAAAAGCGGTTGTTGAAGCTGAACCAGGTGATGTTGAGGCACACCAGGGCGGCGAAGGCGACGAGCGACACGGCGGTGATTTGGCAAAGCGTGTCGTTTCGGCGAAAAAGCCCGGCCACGACGCACGGCACGACCAGCAGCCCCCCGAGCAGTCCGAACCAGGCCGCGTCCTCGCGCAGCTCGTTGCCCACGGCGTAGGCGGCCGCGTGGAAAGCCATGGTCGCGCCCGGCCCCTTGCCCGGGCCGAGCAGCCGGTCGTGCAGCCGCTGCCTGGCGGCGTACCACCACGGCCCCGGAACATCCGCGACGTCCAAGGCGTAGCGCACGAGATTGGCCGCCGCGCCGGCCAGGCCGTCGGCGTTTTCGTGCCGGGCCACCTCGTCGCGCGGGCCGAAGGGATGGCCGTGGCGGGCCAGGTTGTGCCACTGGCTGGCCAGGCACACGGCCAGCGCCGCCCCGAGCAGCAGTGCCGCCGCCGTCAGGCGCGGCCGCGCCCTCCGCCAGCCCCCGGCCAGGGCGGCCAGCAGTTCCCGGCGCCGCGCCCACAGGACGAGCGCCGTGAACGGGCCGGCGAAGAGCGCGAAATGGCTTTTGGTGGACAGCCCGTAACAGGCGCAGGCCAGCAGGAACCCCAGGGCGCCAAGGCCCGGCCGGTCGAGCAGCCGGGCCGCGGCCACCAGGCAGGCCACGGCCATGGCCGCCGCGCCGATGTCGTTTTTGGTGGAGACCGCCTCCAGGGGCAAAAGCTTGAGCGAAGCGACAACCAGCGCCACCCGCAGGGCGAAGGCCGCCTCGCCGCGCCGCCGGGCCAGGGCATAGGCGCCGCTGACCACGGTGGCGTAGGCCAACAGCGAAAAGGCGGCGATGGCCCGGTCCGTGCCGTAGCGCAGGAAGAACCCGTGGAGGAGATCGAAGCCCGGGCTGAAGGAAAACTGGCGGAAGTTGGCCACATGGCGCGGCGCCAGGGTGTTTTCACGCAGCATGACCAGCACCCGGGACAGGTTGTAGGTCATGGCGTCCCAGTTGGTGGGCGGCGCCACCCAGACGGTCACGGCCAGGCCGGCCAAGGCCGCGCCGAGCAGCCAGGCGCAGGGGAAACGCGCGGCCGTGGCCAGGGCGCTTCGGACCTCGGCCAGGAACCGGCGGCGGCCGTAGCGGAAAGCGGCCAGCCACAGGCCCCCCGCGGCCGCGTCGAGCAGCCAGGGGAACCGCGCCAGGTGCGTAGCGAACAGGAACTGGATGGCCAGCCCGAAGCCGACCAGGGTCAGGGCCAGGGCGCGGCACAAGGCCTCGCCGAAGGCCAGGTCCGCCGGCTGGAGGCGGTGCCAGGCGATCAGGCAGCCGCCGAGCTCGGCCAGCAATACGAGAGAAAGGACACTGTCGGCCATGGATCACCGGACGTTGTCGGCCCCAAGGGAAGGCCGCCGTCATGGAAAAGCGCCCGGA
This region includes:
- a CDS encoding sigma-54 dependent transcriptional regulator — encoded protein: MNDPAPRVLIVDDQPDFARGLVRLLAPKLPGATLGHALSGEAALEELAARPCAVLVTDLRMPGLSGLDLLTRALAAQPRLGVVMLTAHGDIDTAVAALKAGAYDFLTKPVDSEHLARVIAKGLEREALLRENDRLRAVVAACGVDQGLLGQSPAMAQVTEAIAAVAGSDYTVLIRGESGTGKELAARAIHSLSRRCGGPFLSVNCPAIPDQLLESELFGHVRGAFTGAERDRRGLFLSANGGVIVLDEIGDIPMSVQTKLLRVLQEREVRPVGSSKSSPIDVRILAATNQDLEAKIAAKTFREDLYYRLNVLTVRLPPLRERREDIPLLATAFLARACRETGIGEKEFSAEALAALAGRDWPGNVRELFNFVRRLTVFCRGDVIGPRAVATADPDQSDPAGEDDEALGTPYLEAKARVVDAFTRRYVERLLAQTRGNVSEAARVSGLERVSLQKILRRLGIAAEGYR
- a CDS encoding DUF3365 domain-containing protein is translated as MAKQHPRTIKHRFVVGLSVIMALLGIFFAVVISMNLRNQLVTDTEHKASLILSQAEAVQSYVRQVLRPSMYHLLPPDAFLLEAMSTSFVTRRVMSDLSALGDQYRYRRVAVGARNPDYEADAFERGLMERFEKDPELARIEEITERDGEEVFLAARPVRLDASCLHCHGDPVTAPRELIERYGDTRGFWRHDGELVGVDAVTMPVAGALGQIKGATVSFLGLFALGLGVFYLTLQLFFDRLVVVNLRRVTEVMRSYFPKEAGEEPRQAPEEGEGEIDEIYAGIEAFASRLKEARGKIEDHAQNLERKVAERTLELAHEADERRADVSLFVELLSILNVSHTRAELLTGALARIAARFGARAVAYECEFSGGGSVAWPPGTAAPPPPADWRRLVAGNELRLGEDAAFIPVRTTDVSRGLLRLYFPTDGPGPAPEAAELYRAIGQQLGIALENLDAINSLLGQNMLLASIFDGISDPLALIDATFTVILANEPARELARALRREVLPGRDCPAALAQPGQPLRLPSELFGPGVPLRHVLPGGDGTPGTPLPSTVVLPDGRSFAVTRYPLDSPTGQDGRMVVYARENTAERRMREQMRQTEKLVAVGKLAAGLAHEINNPLGVISCYAELLRANIADAQALDDLAVIERHAEMAKKVLRDLLDFARPRPATPGPCDLAVLVKSLSRIFEVQAQARKVRLVTRAAANLPLAKADASGLEQVLSNLLLNALDAVAPGQGEIVMETEPGSDPDTVRIRVADNGPGIAPQDQPRIFEPFFTTKEAGRGSGLGLAVVFGLLRDMGGRVEVENAGGAVFTVTLPACDRDCQEENA
- a CDS encoding putative sulfate exporter family transporter, with translation MAEKRWLTEDKLALILGLILFGLSLFNFGGVDPLGWAVKVNVWTDASKIFSAATGAYKDLSGLSSLILTWIFVTAMLAFGVKALGGDPKRFAVSFTLVFFIGYFCYALGHYAVIAATPDQVKKFNLTWAMGLTGEAGFIIALLAGIFIGNFMPGVAEKLKDALKPEMFVKIAIVILGAELGVKSVDALGLASSVIFRGLCAIVEAYLIYWALVYYISRKYFKFSREWAAPLASGISICGVSAAIATGGAIRARPIVPIMVSSLVVVFTCVEMLILPFVAQHWMYGEPMVAGAWMGLAVKSDGGAIASGVITDALIRAQAMAVDGIKYQEGWVTMAATTIKIFIDVFIGVWAFILAAIWCTMIDCKPGERMKFGAIVDRFPRFVLGYVITFLIMLILCAKGGDMLKFGKTAIGDTGPFRGIFFVLTFFTIGVVSNFKKLWDEGIGRLALVYVVSLFGFIIWIGLFISWLFFHGVKPPLAP